The following nucleotide sequence is from Thioalkalivibrio sp. XN279.
CGAGCAGGGCCGCGCCCGCCGCCGCCATGGCCAGCGCATGCGCCACGGCGCGCTGCGTATCGTCGAAGCGCCCCCCGTCCGAAAAGGAGTCGGGCGTGACGTTGAGGATCCCCATCACCACGGGCCTGGAGAGATCGATCCCGCGGGTACGGAGCTGGAGGGCGCGGCCGGTCATCCGGGGATGATATCGCGACCCGGCCGCGCCGATGGTGCTAGTGCTGGCTGGCGGGCCCGGCGATGGGCGGCGCGCCCTTGTCGCCCTGCGCGGCCGGACGCTCCTCCTCGGGCACCGGCGGCGGGTTGTCGGTCCAGTCGGCGGGCGGGCGCGGCTCCTTGCCGGCCATGATGTCCCTGATCTGCTGCTCGTCGATGGTCTCGTACTTGACCAGCGCGCCGGCCATGGTGTGGAGCTTGTCCATGTGCTCCTCGAGGATCTGCTGCGCGCGGCGATAGTTGTTGTCGATGATGGCGCGGATCTCTTCGTCGATGGCGTGGGCCGTCACGTCCGAGACCTGCTTGTGCTGGGTCACGGAGCGGCCGAGGAAGATCTCGCCGTCGTCCTCGCTGTAGGCCAGCGGGCCGAGACGCTCGGACAACCCCCACTTGGTGACCATGTTGCGGGCCAGGCCGGTGGCCCGCTCGATGTCGTTGGAAGCGCCCGTGGTCACCGCATCCGCGCCGAAGATCAGCTCCTCGGCAATGCGCCCGCCGAACAGCGACGCGATCTGGCTCTCCAGGCGGCGCTTGCTGAAGCTGTAGCGATCCTCCTCGGGCAGGAACATGGTCACGCCCAGGGCGCGGCCGCGCGGAATGATGCTGACCTTGTACACCGGGTCGTGGTCCGGCACGTTCAGGCCGACGATGGCGTGGCCGGCCTCGTGGTAGGCGGTGAGCTTCTTCTCGGAGTCGCTCATGACCATGGAGCGCCGCTCGGCGCCCATCATGATCTTGTCCTTGGCCTTCTCGAACTCCTCCATGGTCACCGTGCGCCGGTTGGCGCGTGCGGCGAACAGGGCGGCCTCGTTGACCAGGTTGGCGAGGTCGGCGCCGGAGAACCCGGGCGTGCCGCGCGCGATGATCGCCGGGCGCACGTCGTCGCCCAGGGGCACCTTGCGCATGTGGACCTTGAGAATCTGCTCGCGGCCGCGCACGTCAGGCAGCGGCACCACGACCTGGCGGTCGAAACGGCCCGGGCGCAGCAGCGCCGGGTCGAGCACGTCGGGACGGTTGGTGGCGGCGATGACGATAATGCCCTCGTTGCCCTCGAAGCCGTCCATTTCGACCAGCAGCTGGTTCAGCGTCTGCTCGCGCTCATCGTGACCGCCGCCCAGGCCGGCGCCGCGGTGGCGGCCGACGGCGTCGATTTCGTCGATGAAGATGATGCAGGGGGCGTGCTTCTTGGCCTGCTCGAACATGTCGCGCACGCGCGAGGCGCCGACGCCGACGAACATCTCGACGAAGTCAGAGCCGGAAATGGTGAAGAACGGCACCTTGGCCTCGCCGGCGATGGCGCGGGCGAGCAGGGTCTTGCCGGTGCCCGGCGAACCCACCATCAGCACGCCCTTGGGGATCTTGCCGCCGAGGCGCTGGAACTTGGCCGGGTCCTTGAGGAAATCGACGATCTCGCTGACTTCTTCCTTGGCCTCCTCCACGCCGGCGACGTCGGCGAAGGTCACGTTGACCTGGTCCTCGCCGAGCAGCCGCGCCCGGCTCTTGCCGAAGGACATCGCGCCGCGCCCGGCGCCCCCGCCCTGCATCTGGCGCATGAAGTAGATCCAGACCGCGATCAGCAGCAGGATGGGGAAGGAGGAGATGAACAACTGCATGAGGAAGGACTGCCGCTGCGGCGGGGCCGAGCGGAAGTCCACGCCGGCGGCCTTCAGCTCGCCGATGAGGGCGCGGTTGTCGGTCTCGGGGCTGAAGGTGGTGAAGCGTTCACCGCTGCTGAAGGTGCCGTTGATCTTGTCGCCCTCGAACACGACCTCGCTCACCGAGCCGTCGTCGACGCGCTCGAGGAAGGCCGAATACGGGATGTCCTGGGCGACGCGCGGCGCGGTGCCGAAGCTGTTGAACACGGTCAACAGCACGACCGCGATCACGATCCACAATACGATGTTCTTGGCTAGGTCGTTCAACGAAACTGCTCCTCAAGTCCCGGCACGGGTCATGCGCCCGTGACCGCTTAGACACTACATGACGCCGTAGTTTCCTGCCACCAGGTAAAATTCCCGGCTCCTGTCCCTGGAAGCTTTCGGCTTGCGCTGGCGGACGGTTTCGAAAAGCCGGCGCGCCTCGGCCACCAGCGCGTCGCTGCCCTCGCCCTGGAACACCTTGATGACCGCGCCGCCTCCCGGCGCCAGGCGGCTGCGCGCAAATTCCAGCGCCAGTTCCGCGAGATACATGGCGCGCGGCTGGTCGACGCTGGACATGCCACTGATATTGGGGGCCATGTCGCTCAACACAAGTCCCACCCGGGAATCGCCCAACGCCGCCTCCAGTGCGGCCAGCGTCTCCTGCTCCCGGAAGTCGCCCTGGATGAACTCCACGTCCCCCAGCGGATCCATGGGCAGCAGGTCCAGCGCGATCACCCGCCCGCGCGGGCCGACCAACTTCGCTGCGAACTGGCTCCAGGCCCCGGGGGCTGCGCCGAGATCGACCACGGTCATGCCCGGCTTGATGAGACGGTCTTTTTCCTGGATTTCCTGCAGCTTGTACACGGCCCGCGAACGCCAGCCTTCCTGCTGCGCCTTTTGCACGAATTCGTCGGCCACGTGCTCGTCCATCCAGCGCCGGCCCCGTCGCGTGCGCCCGCTCATATCGACCCCTTGCCCGGCGAACCCCGCCGGACTGCTAGACTAGCGTCCCGGCACGCAGCTGCGCAGCCACGCCCTGCCTCTAAACAAGAAATGACCTGAAGTATCACTTGTATGCCATTGAATGAAAAACAGAAGAAGCACCTGCGTCGTCTTGGCCATGCACTTGAGCCCGTGCTCCTGACCGGCGGCGCCGGCGTGACCCCGGGGCTGCTGGCGGAGCTGGACTCCACCCTGTCGCACCACGAGCTGATCAAGGTGAAGGTCCGGGCCGAGGATCGGGAGGCGCGTGACGCCATGATCGACGCCATGTGCTCGGCCTCGGGCGCCGAACTGGTGCAGCGCATCGGTCACGTCGCGCTGTTGTGGCGGCCCAATCCCGAGCGGCGGCGCGTGCCCCTGGCCTAGATGTATTCAACCTTCAGGATCACGTAGACCCGGTCGCCGCCCGGCGCCTGCACGCTCACCTCGTCACCCTCGTTCTTGCCGATCAGCGCCCTTGCGATCGGCGAGGCGATGGAGATGCGCCCGTCCCTGATGTCGGCCTCTTCCTCGCCCACGATCTGGTAACGCAGTTCGGCGTCGTCGGCCTCGGAGAACAGCTCCACGGTGGCGCCGAAGACGACGCGACCGGCGGCATTGATGGACGCAACATCGATGATGTCGACATGGGACAGCTTGTACTCGAGGTCGCGGATGCGCGCCTCGACCAGGCCCTGCTGCTCCTTGGCGGCGTGGTACTCCGCATTCTCCTTGAGGTCCCCATGGGCGCGCGCCTCGCCGATGGCGGCGCTGATGCGGGGCCGCTCCACGTTCTTCAGCCGCGTCAGTTCCTCGCGCAGGCGCTCGGCGCCGCGGGCGGTCATGGGCACCTTGGTCATGGGCTGATCTCCAGGTGGAGGTCCTGCAGGCGGTTGACGTCGGTCGCGTCGAGATGGTCGAGCGCCACGCAGGTCGCCTTGGCGGCCGAGATGGTGGTGTAGTAGGTGACCTTGCGATGCACCGCCTCGCGCCGGATGGAGTGCGATTCGCGGATGGCCTGGCGGTTGTCGGTGGTATTCACGATCAGGCTGATCTCGCCGTCCTTGATCATGTCCACGATATGCGGCCGGCCCTCGCGCACCTTGTTCACGGCGCGGCAGGCCACCCCGGCGTCCTGGATGGCCTTGGCCGTCCCGGAGGTGGCCACCAGCTGGAAGCCTCGGTCCACCAGGATGCGCGCCAGCTCGACTGCCCCGTCCTTGTCCTGGTCGCGCACACTGATCAGCGCCGTACCGCCGCGCGGCAGCACCACGCCGGCGGCGAGCTGGGCCTTGGCATAGGCCTCGCCGAAGAAGCGCCCGGTGCCCATGACCTCGCCGGTGGACTTCATCTCGGGACCGAGGATCGGGTCGGCGCCGAGGAACTTGGCGAAGGGGAACACCGACGCCTTCACCGACAGGTAGTCCGGGCGCCGCT
It contains:
- the ftsH gene encoding ATP-dependent zinc metalloprotease FtsH: MNDLAKNIVLWIVIAVVLLTVFNSFGTAPRVAQDIPYSAFLERVDDGSVSEVVFEGDKINGTFSSGERFTTFSPETDNRALIGELKAAGVDFRSAPPQRQSFLMQLFISSFPILLLIAVWIYFMRQMQGGGAGRGAMSFGKSRARLLGEDQVNVTFADVAGVEEAKEEVSEIVDFLKDPAKFQRLGGKIPKGVLMVGSPGTGKTLLARAIAGEAKVPFFTISGSDFVEMFVGVGASRVRDMFEQAKKHAPCIIFIDEIDAVGRHRGAGLGGGHDEREQTLNQLLVEMDGFEGNEGIIVIAATNRPDVLDPALLRPGRFDRQVVVPLPDVRGREQILKVHMRKVPLGDDVRPAIIARGTPGFSGADLANLVNEAALFAARANRRTVTMEEFEKAKDKIMMGAERRSMVMSDSEKKLTAYHEAGHAIVGLNVPDHDPVYKVSIIPRGRALGVTMFLPEEDRYSFSKRRLESQIASLFGGRIAEELIFGADAVTTGASNDIERATGLARNMVTKWGLSERLGPLAYSEDDGEIFLGRSVTQHKQVSDVTAHAIDEEIRAIIDNNYRRAQQILEEHMDKLHTMAGALVKYETIDEQQIRDIMAGKEPRPPADWTDNPPPVPEEERPAAQGDKGAPPIAGPASQH
- the rlmE gene encoding 23S rRNA (uridine(2552)-2'-O)-methyltransferase RlmE codes for the protein MSGRTRRGRRWMDEHVADEFVQKAQQEGWRSRAVYKLQEIQEKDRLIKPGMTVVDLGAAPGAWSQFAAKLVGPRGRVIALDLLPMDPLGDVEFIQGDFREQETLAALEAALGDSRVGLVLSDMAPNISGMSSVDQPRAMYLAELALEFARSRLAPGGGAVIKVFQGEGSDALVAEARRLFETVRQRKPKASRDRSREFYLVAGNYGVM
- the yhbY gene encoding ribosome assembly RNA-binding protein YhbY; translation: MPLNEKQKKHLRRLGHALEPVLLTGGAGVTPGLLAELDSTLSHHELIKVKVRAEDREARDAMIDAMCSASGAELVQRIGHVALLWRPNPERRRVPLA
- the greA gene encoding transcription elongation factor GreA, translated to MTKVPMTARGAERLREELTRLKNVERPRISAAIGEARAHGDLKENAEYHAAKEQQGLVEARIRDLEYKLSHVDIIDVASINAAGRVVFGATVELFSEADDAELRYQIVGEEEADIRDGRISIASPIARALIGKNEGDEVSVQAPGGDRVYVILKVEYI